The Montipora foliosa isolate CH-2021 chromosome 10, ASM3666993v2, whole genome shotgun sequence genomic sequence ACCTTTCAGATTTACTGAGTTTGCTGAGCTGCCATTAGAAATTCATGATGTTGAAGAAGTTTGGATGAGGatgctgctgctgttgttgatgaAGACGATGATATGATAAGAATGAGAACAACAGCCGACCAAGCTTAAGTAACCAAAAAGGAGATCAGACCAGAAAGAAAAATGATAATGAAGATGACGAAGATGGTGACAATGCGAGGATCGCCGACGACCACAATAATGAAAAGCCCTTCCAGGCCGGTGCATAAACAATCAATGAGAGATGGGTTGCGCTTCTAGATCATGTCTCTGGCCCCTTTGAATCCAAATGCAACTGaatacctcccccccccccccccttactcTCCTTGTTTCTAGTGCGTCCTTTCTCATCCCGTCCTATCTCTACTAATCCTTTTCTACTGACTGCTACCTTTTATCCCCAAACCATCCTCATCCCAACCTCCTCCATCTTCGTCTCCTGACCCTCCCCTCCTGGGTCTTTCTGcatgtaccggaaagcattgtatttttggtcccttgagattagtctttatttggagttgttttgttttctgtcttttgtttcttttgttttacataatCTCTCCTCCGGTACCTGCAAAAGGAACCCCCCTCCCTCACCTTGAGTCATCGTCGTGTCTTCCATCTGGATCCTCCTGATCTTCCATGGCTTCGAGGCACATAAAATCCGGGGGGACCTCCTGCATCTGGACACTAGGAGCCCCAGTTAAGCACTTAACGTTCTCTATCACAGTATGCTTGATGTGATCCAGATACTGCGCACAGACAAGAACGAAGAGATACAGTTGAAGGAAAAGAGAAATTAACCAAATATTTTCACTTCTCGTTATCAAAGGATTCAAAGGCATGAAAGGTGCCAATGTATATGGCATCATTCGCTAACCTTTTTCCAGAGTTCATACGAGTTTCAAAGCAATGATCTATTTCTAGTGATTCATTTATTTGTGTATCCAGCCGTTCCGTAACACACATGGCAATATGGAACGCCACGATCTCCTTGGCTACACACGCAGCAAGGTAAATTAAAAACTGCTACATCAGAGTTCATACGAGTTTCAAAGCAATGATCTATTTCTAGTGATTCATTTATTTGTGTATCCAGCCGTTCCGTAACACACATGGCAATATGGAACGCCACGATCTCCTTGGCTACACACGCAGCAAGGTAAATTAAAAACTGCTACATCAGTTATTGACTAGCAAACTATGCAACACGGTGTTAACCCATGCATAGATTCTTTcatgggagtgagacttaacacaTTTCATTCTGTCTAGCGTTTGAGGTGTTAACGGGTCAACGGGTTAAAACCTGTTCTTTTGTCAGGCCTgtcgatactacacaccaattAACCCTGTTAAGGAGATCAGAGATATTAAACTCAACCGAGACTGCTACTGTTACGTTAACATGCTTGATTTCACAAAACTCATAATGTAAATCTGAGCTCTCCAGCACATAACACATATTTTGCCTTTTTACGTACAAAAGATTCCAGTTTATGGTAAGCACAAAATACAATCAAAATATAACAGAAGAGACAGTCATTTGTGCCATGGCTAAGCGAGCAAGAGACGGGGCATATATTCCAGACATTCGAAACGAGAACAAAGGGCCACGAGTTTTGACAGACAAGGGACAACCTACAAATGACCTTCGCCAGGATTGTAGATACTTTTTTACCTGTTtgctgttttggttttcaattcTGGCTGCAATATCTGGATACAAAGAGAAGTCTGGTGCGAAATACTCCAAGTAATCTGTTGAATGGAGAAACGATTTTTTACCGATGGCGCTTATCAAGGTTCTTGACAGGCAAAGTGTCCCGCGGGTCTGTGGGATCTACAATGTCATGCGCCTGAACTCTCGAAATGCAACAAGTTGGACGaagtggaaaataccataatactctttgtttgacAACTCAACCCAAATTTttaataagcattgtttcctgttactcttgggacttacaatggtcccaagagaaacaaaaaacacatccaaaatttgggtggacagacaaagaatattatggtattttccgtttcggcCAATTATTGATGGTTTATGGTGTTTCGCAACCAGTTTACTATCATCTTGAACATCAAAGCTGAACACACACTATTGTTCCTGGTTTAAAGGGGCATGAAATTGCCAAATCTCCTGATCAGATGCCGGCGATCAGTCCTTGGTTTAAGTGTAACAAACGGACAGATTTATTTTCAAACTTTGGATGTCATTACCATTGTAGGGAATTTCACTGGAAATTTCCTGGTCCACTAGAAGGGATGTCTCATACGCCCTGTAACAGAAATGAGTACACTTAGAAACGAGTCTTACAATACAAGGGTGCAGGGCTCTCCTTTAAGAGGACGACCCACGTTCTAAATGACGGTATAAGGCCGTTTCGCTAACAAGTCGTTTCGCTACCGTCCAGGGGCCAGATGTTAGCGTTAACCGTTGGTTTAAAGGTGTCAAAACCAATAGGTTTCCAAGGTATTTAACGCTAGTCAGCGCccaccatgcttcgagcaacccgggccagttCGCTAACAACCGAAGTCGATTCGTCAACGTGTTTGCTGATACATTCTGTATATTGCACATGGTCACGCAAAAGGTACATTACGCAATATACAGTATGTCAGTTTAAACGAATTACGTAAATCACTAGCGAGCTGACCTGATAAGTTAGCGAAACAACTTTTGAGGACATTACCGAAACGACTTTTAGTTGTTAGCGAAACAACCAAACACGTAAGCGAAACGACTTTCGTTGTTAGCGAACTGGGgcaggttgctcgaagcctggtttgcgctaaccgttggttaagaggaaTCAAAACCTAGACgattccatggtatttaacgctggttagcgctaacgatgcttcgagcaacccgtgcctggacgttggcgaaacgacttGTTTTCTAAATGATATGTCCGAAACTTGTTTTTTTATTGAACCATAAAACTAACTGTAGTTGTGCCTCTCAAGCTCACCAGCATCGTGCAACATTCTTGATTGTGTAGCCTCCTCCACCGAGAACTAACATAGGAAGGTTGAATGTTTTTACAAATTGCACACACTCGCTgtgaaaaacaaaagtgaaaataTATGTCCAAATACATATAAATAACATGGTGGGTAACTCTATGCAAGGACAAAGTTATCAACAGAGTTACAGTAATAGGTTGATGCTGTGGTTTCAGCACATTGCTTTATAAACGGGTATAAAATTGCATTACTTTAAGGAAATAATAAATGAACTGTACTATATTTCCTGTATTGCCACAAATAACTTGATAAAATAGTCTCAGCAATATTACAGTTGAAGATTCGATGTCCAATAGGAGAAGCAATGGATCATAATGAGTATGGGCTGGGTAAACATAGAAAGGAAAAGCCCCATTGAACTTACCCATGGCCTTTGATGCTCAGGTTAAAACAACCAAGTCTGTCACACCCCAACGAGTCGGCTCCGCACTGCagaaaaatttgatcattttattACAGTGTATTACTCACTGAAATCACAAAATAGTCACCGATTggaaaacacaaacaacaaAAAGCTACAGGGCAAAAAGAGGGAAATTTGCCAGAAAAATGCTTGACGTgtttattatgttttttgcCAAATGAAACAACCAAAACCTTAcattagcaaaaacaatttGTTTCTGCACTTGATGATAAATTCTTTGCCACACACGAAATACTACTCAACTGCTAACTTAGCCAAGCCCCCTAAAAAGAAATTTAACGAGTACAATAGTTGAACACACCTGTAAAACAATACAGTTTGGTTGATAATGACTCACAACTGCCTGCATTATGGGCCTGAACAGGTTGGCATACCCTAAAAACAGAAATACAGTAGGTTGACCCTGGTGGTAACCTTTTAAAAAGgcagctttttttttgttgaaccTGTCTTTGGTCAACTCTGACCTTAGTGCTGCATGAGGAAGTCCGCAGTCAGAGGTAACCTGAAGGCTTCTTTTTCAATAGTTTATACAATGCACAATGTAACAGTTATAAGTATATACTTAACCCCCGGTTATTGcattctagctttctgattggctcgcCAATCAGTGCTCAGTGATtatcgacttcgtctcggtgaatattcaccgataatcacttcgccttcggcgaataattgttaaataaccgaGGTTTTACCTTATATGGTAAGCAGTGTGGCAAGTGTCAGTGTGTCCAAAAAAATTGTTAGcgcaaagtttaagttttgtccggcaaaatggctgaaaacaaCAGGTGGAGAAGTGTCTACCTCGGAAAAACAGCAACTTTTTGACAATGCCGTCCCAGAAGCTACAAGGAAAGCCACAAAGTTCGGCATAAACATATTCAATGGTACGAAACTTTGATGTTCAAAAGACAAATTTctggtttctaaagaaactgtggcgctgcgtcggtgggagagtggaATGTTCAGGAAAAccttggttttatcaaacgtgttgataaaggtcgaattaccaccgtgaacgatttggaaagctgacgtttcgagccttAGCCCTTCGTTAGAGCGAATAGTATTAGAGGAATTGTGAATGTTCTTGGTTTTTATGCGGGTGTGGAGGaactttgccattggtggaaacaTGGTAACAagaatttgtgaataaaaattaatggaatgagaggcgttcattgattccatGATGATCGAGTCTACCTACTTGAAagttgaatttttgttccagattcttgcggctttctgtgttcccgtggtgtaaggataggccacaaaaaattgtcatgttgtggtgggagtgattaggaagattaaaaatggcacgcaactggttttgatgcatctgtgtcgtttttttctacatctcgtaggtgttcacGAAAGCGGTCCACCAATCTTCTCCCTACTTCGCCTATGTAGGTCTTCTTACATAGTAGACGATATTTGCAGAGGTGCATGTAAAGTGGCCGGTGATTTTATCGGATCGATTCAGtgctgagatcttaaccatgttagaaataaaaggacaagttttgcatcgtttGCGTTACATTTGAAAGTCAGacttattaaggacggtgcctactattgttattgcgcacacgttctgcgcatctcgagatttcctatcggtgatacttactaattgttggttttcactcacgtgatcaacagccatgattttcaacgaaaacaaaaggaagcgtttgcataataatagagttcaattcccggaggatttggtcgaggcaccaacatggccgccttttctttgtttaggggcaccaacatggcggtcgtgacgtcatgtgaaaaccgagaatacagggatattttcgcgcggtttaaaactatccggaaaaagtagatcttagtaagtactcttggtatccaaaaagaaaattgggggtaaccatgcatttttgagagataattaagcttcaatttgagaaagaacgccatacattgctttgtattttaaagctttttacaaagattattcatgaattatctttgaaaaatgcgtggttacccccaattttctttttggatttcaataacacttgttaagatctacatttcctgcataatcacacaccggggcaaaaatatctttaattagtaggcaccgtccttaatgcgctcctaactagaaaatTACCATGTtcttgtcgcgtttgaatgaaataagtggtgctagaggaaatatatgtttagtttcgggatcactgcggagaattttgaagtttttgagaatgacatttttgactgcaaggttttgtggatggtagttgagggtgaatggaattctgttggttccTTCGTTCTGTCAAGTTTGTAGGGCGGTATTTAAAAGTCTTCAAAGAAAACTGTGACAGCAAGGTACACTGTACTGTATTTTCCACTGATAATGACAAGCTCTTATTTTTGGCCAACCTTGGTCATCTATTCCATCCCTCAAGGGTACATTTAGAGAATAGTATCTTCCATTTTCGACTCCCAGTTCAAACATGTCACCTAatggaaacaacaacaatattaataataatgccCTGGTgtcatttggaaaaaaacaatttgaaaactgTCATTTTGTTGCCAGAAAGGCAATTTCTgcataaaaatgttattttaaatttcagtatAATCCTTGCAGTGCACTAATTTAAAAGTAGACTGCAGCAACATGATCAATGCAAGTACAGAGGTTCAACTTTGATTTAACTGATTACAAGTTGTAACCCCTCAAGTTTCCATTTATCATTCGGTTCTGTTTGTACATATAGACTGAGAGACATTATGGTCTCATCTCAGTTTTCATTACAGTTAATatgcacagaaaaaaaaatatccttCATAATATTAGCCTTAATTAGAATGAAATTCCAATCAAACATACATTGtacgtgtacatgtacactgaacCTTATCGTAACATTTTGACACAACATTGTTTGTGGCTAATGAAGTGTGGTTATGTGTGCAGTGTTAACTTTAAGTGTGAACACCAAATGTACTCTACAGTCTAAGCAACTTACCAGTTCCTGGGAAGAAGTGGTTGCCATATTTGTGAAATGACAGCGTCATGACTCGATCAGTCAAATAAAATGCTtcctgtaaaagaaaaaaattattataataattatatctcATTGttctattataataattaatcaTTTATACAAATGTACATACACTGTAATTATCATTTATAAAATTAttcttattaatttattttgtataaataaattattattaattttatggtGCTTATAAAACAATTTTCCTTTCActcatttaaaagaaaaggagcTTAATCAAGAGATTTCCAAAAGCTGTTAACCATTTCATGTAGAAATATCAGATTTGTTGGCGGCTCTGTTGTTTCAGAATGCAAGAGATCTCATGACAAATGATGAGTTTTAACCAGTAGTTTTAGGCATTATAACAGCTGTGCTATGAGTGGTTATGCTACACTGAAAGGCTCTCAGGCATGACATTCTTAAGTGATGTTTTTCAGGTGTTTTCTTATACATGTAGCTTAAATTCAATCCAAATTTTGAGCAGGAGACCCTGAATACACCTTCTGCAtagtacagtgtacatgtacatgtataagagGCCATCTTTCAATTCCCTTAATAATAGCAAATGTTAACTGtctaacaagcagtctggccaaAGCCGCCCAAAATGAAATGTACATTAGTCGTGAAAAGCTCCAAGGGGCGTGACCAACATGTAATTCACTTCATGATggtgtttttttaaatatagaAATAAAACTACGGTAATTTACTTCTTCTTAAATAAACTGCCTAgcatttaaaaattaaagaaacaagAGGCTACCTGGACTCCATCACCATGGTGAATATCAATGTCAACATATAGAACTCGAGAATGATACCTGAAATAAACACTTCAGCTTTACTGACAATAGAAAAGACGATCTGGCAAAGATGGTATCaacaagaacaataaaaatCATACATCACGAAAGTGCCTCCTCTGAGAACATTAGaaattttcataattatttGCAAATGTCATCACAAATGCCGCAGTTCCTCGTCAGTATTGTCTAAAAATCTGACTTCCCTTTCAGCAGATTGATTATTGAAAGCCTTCTccattaatacatgtacattggtgTAATTATCTAAATCCAGACTatggtacatgtaaatgagTGGTTGTCATTAATGGCCGCCATGAATATTATTTAAAATACTTGTAATCATGAATATGAGAGCAGGCAGTAGAAGAAAAGTCTACAAGACGACATGCTCTACTTTCTTAAAAATTTACGGTAATTAAATTATGTAAAAACTTTAAACTCACTTTAGCAATTCTAATATTGCAACCACAATATCGTTCACATAGCAGAAGCCAGATGCCTGATCAAAGAAATAATACAAATTAATGCGCAAACTAAGTTAGCATTCTGACAGaatttttaagaaaataataagAAACAATCAACATCTCAGCTAAAAATTACCgtacatgtattttactttgcatgagaaaattcttgaaaactgaaaatttgaaatttgaaaatttaacaaGTCTGACCTCACATTTCTTAGCATGATGCAGACCACCAGCCCAGTTGACTGCAATGTCACAAACCTGTGAGACAACGGCAGGTATAAGACTGtatgttttgcaggttgcaggttgcaggttgaaatttacttttaactggaaaactgctggcaCTAAAAATAGTTAGTAACCCATACTCATCAGGGGTTCTTACATAAAAAAGTTGGCGTCTTTCACATGGCAAAAACACGTGAAACTTCACCCTTCAGCAAGTATATTCCGTCTATCGTAAACAGCCTCATGTAACAGTCATGTTAAGTCTATCGCAATACCTTTCTTTTAAGTGCCAgtggttttccagttataattaaatttcaaactgcaacctgcaaaacataCCTGCCGGTGAGACAAGCCAAAACAACCAGGTTTAGAAGAGGAGTGGGAGACTTCACGAGTCATTTGTGAGTATTAAGGAATAACAGTCTGAGATGCAACCTGTACGCCCAGAAatgcacatacatgtaatacatGCACGATGATTTTGATAAGCAATTCAAAGTGTTACCATGCTCTCCTTCCAAgtttaagggccgatttacatggTGTGATTTCGGCACATGCAACAAGCTTACAACAGGCCTACAACATGACTTATAATTGTTGTTGACAAACATGACAATTGTAGACAAGCTGtaagcctgtcgtaagcttgttgcatgcaacaAAAATTGTAGTGTGTAAATTGACCctaacatacatgtagcttgcCTCTGGGAAAAGAGATAATAAACATGATACAACGTTAAGTGTCCCCCAGACATTAACTATGGTcttcaagtaaagataaacaggtgaaaagaaaggaaaaaaggaaaggaactttatttaagtgtctagtagacttagcactagagcactaattggggacactgtaaagtgaaactaacaattaacacaacaagtcaaatgttggtttttgaggagaggagaaaccgGAGtgcctggagaaaacctctcggtgcagagtagagaaccaacaaactcaacccacatatgaccccgagtcgaggaatcgaacctgggccacaatggtgggaggcgagtgctctcaccactgcgccatcccatAACCGcacttaccttattgttggaattAGGGGTAGCAAAATGCatatgcttagacttaaaaggGACACTTTGAAATTCATGTTAAATATCAACTTCGGTTGATGGCACACTCCTTAACAAATTTGCTTTAGAGTATGTTGTTCCACAGGGTTTATGCTTGCTATAGGCCTGCTATTATTTACGTCTATTAACTTTAATTTGAGATCCTACTTTCGCATCTCCCTTCCACATATGCCTACCCTGATGACACTCGgctatattattataatattcaTTCAGACCATCTGAAAGCTAATGTCCAAGTGAAGTTGAAGCTGTGGCTGTCCTGGAGAATTGCATCTGTAATTCAGTTCTGCAACGTGTGTGCTTGGATGAGAGAAGACAAAGTCATACTGCGGTTATGAATGATCATGACAAGATGGAGTTTCTATTGACTGGCAGTCGTCAACAGCTCAGTGGCTAAGGTGTCAATTGACATAAGGTTTGTGATGCTGATGTTGCATAAGATCTACATGTATATTGTATGCTAGGAACCTGGGAGCTTGGTTCTAATCCCACATGGATACATAATGTTTACCAGTACtaacatacagtgtacatgtaattatcaaAGACCTGTGGCAGAGTATTCCACTATCTTAATTTATAACATTCGTCACATCAGGAAATAGCTCTCTCAACAGCCGATTCATGCGTTTATCACTAACCGATTTGGACTACTGTACAGTAATAGTCTGCTAAATAGCCTTATTATTCTACACAATAATTTTGCAGCATGTTCCTTGACTTCTTTCTTTTACTGACtgtcattttcagtttttgatAGTATGTGCACATTGTAAGATTTATTCAATAATTGAAGCACAGTATAATACCTACCCTTTGGTTTAATCTTACAGCACCTTCCAACGAGGCACCAGTGTAAATAGAACAGAAGTCAAACAGGCCAGAAAACACTGGGCTGAAGAAAATATCAAAAGGCATTAAAACTTTAAGGAAcagcaaaacaaataaactataatTAAATTTTTACTCAGAAAAAGTCAATCTTTTCTATAAGTGACACACTCTCCATCCCAAAACATCAGTTGTAACAAAAAGATTTAAAGCTACGTGTACTACCACTAGGTTAAGTCATTACTTTCACTGTGTAAAGACTGtacaggaggcagtgtggcccagtggttagggcgcttgacttgagatccggagatccaaTGATCTtaagtttttaataataataatattacactCACCAGTCTTCTCCTACATTAAAGTTGTTTGCCGATTTGTTTTGTCCCCCTGGAGTATTTTGCGGTGTCACCCTGCAAGTACAGACATTGAAAAGTcagattttttcctttctttatagAAATAGGAAACTACATAATTAAAATCTCTTATCTTTTATAAAACCTTGATTTTAGTAGAACATGCACAGGCACTCTTTTAGCAGATCAAattgttttacaaaaaaaccTCCTTAATTAGAAGAACACAAGAAATCagatatcatcatcatcatcatcatcagtgaCCATACTCCTCCTAGTAGGGCCGGTGGAGAACTGAACGTACAACCAAGAGACTTGATAGTGAATCAAAATGCAAGTTGCTTTATTGCGTTTCTTGAGACTTTTCCAGCATGAGCAACTGCTGTCAGAAGAGGCGTCCCGGCCACAAaggttgtaacacagacggcaatttgtcCCTTAACACCCTTCactgttgatgtttatgggtttgAGTGAAAAAACCAACCTGGTCcagtaaatgcaacattgattgaagggaggaggagggctacgttattaacagctctgatgcgcttcacttgctgttcaagcgaagtgttacaactatttatgaccgagggTTCTGGAGAGGCGGACAAGCCTGGGGCTGCTTTCAACTGCATTGACAAGGAAAGACGTTTTCTTAAAAGCTGCATCTGGGCATCAGGCCAGTGCGATTGAAAGTTTTGATCATGGTGGGGTTAGGTTGGGACCAGTGGCTGTCAAGGTTTGACAAGGAAACATGATAGATACATGTAAGGTCGATGGTGTGATTAGAAAAAGACGAAAGGTTAAGAAGAGAAGTGTGCCCTttggtacatgtactgtacatgtggTTGGTTGCTTGGGTGTTGTGTCTGGACATCTGAAAGGTGTTTTGAAAGATTTAGGGAATATGGATGAGTTGGGAGGAATGCAGGCCTCTGCAGTCATTGGAACCACCCAAATCGTCCACTGCCCTGGCAAAAATCCTGTCCAGGATCCTTTTCAGGGTCCTGATAACATCCTACCTAGGTTCGGACCTGCAATTAATTCCTGTCCAAGATTCTACAGGATCCTACAGGATCTTGGAGGAACTTTAAAGAATCTTGGGCAGGATTTTCACCAGGGTCAAGACGATTAGTACCAGCTCTGGGGCTGAGGCTAAGCAGTATTTACACTTGCAGAGTTTGAATAACATCTCTTCAGAGGTTGTCTTGATCACAGAAGGTCAATAGtagtattattatcatcatcatcatcattattattattattagtagtagtagtagtagtagcagtagtagtagtagcagtagtagtagtagtagtagtagtagtggtggtggtggtggtagcagtagtagtagtagtagtggtggtggtggtggtggtggtggtggcggcggtggcggtagtagtagtagtagtacaagtagtagtagtagtagtagtagtagtagtagtagtagtagtagtagtagtagtagtagtagtagtagtagtggtagtagtgtgtgtgtgtgaataTGCTGAAGGCAGCTCTACACATGTACCTTCTAAGAAACTCAATATAATCACTTGAATGAAATCTACACATGTCATGGTATGTCGCTCTGTAAGGCCTGTATACCTGAAAAAGACAAGTACACACTAGATAAACACAAGTTCACATCAAAACTGACTTGCATTACTGGACACCGTGTAGATGCACAGAACCTTTTCATCCAAGGCAAATTTTTCAATCGCCCACAATGTGTATCTTTAAATATAATATAACAATGCATGTACAATGATAAAGAGCAGCGAGATTTAATTTACTGATAATATTGTAcatttttcattaaattttattgtgtTGAAAAATCCCTTTCAACTGATTGAAGATGGTCAGGCAATCAGGAAAAATCTAAGTTCTGTGTTATTTACTTCTGCCTGTGGCTTTGGTAGTAATAAACTTAATTACCACTTCAATGGCTTTCAATTTTGATAATAATACAGTGCACACATATTTACTATAATATCCTGCTCGAACTCATTCAGTAAGACCCAACATTTAGATACATTTGTACTGTTCTCTATCACCCATTCT encodes the following:
- the LOC137973690 gene encoding histone deacetylase 3-like, coding for MSKKRVAYFYDEDVGNFHYGPNHPMKPHRLTLTHNLVFNYDLHRKMEVYRPYRATYHDMCRFHSSDYIEFLRRVTPQNTPGGQNKSANNFNVGEDCPVFSGLFDFCSIYTGASLEGAVRLNQRVCDIAVNWAGGLHHAKKCEASGFCYVNDIVVAILELLKYHSRVLYVDIDIHHGDGVQEAFYLTDRVMTLSFHKYGNHFFPGTGDMFELGVENGRYYSLNVPLRDGIDDQGYANLFRPIMQAVVSHYQPNCIVLQCGADSLGCDRLGCFNLSIKGHGECVQFVKTFNLPMLVLGGGGYTIKNVARCWAYETSLLVDQEISSEIPYNDYLEYFAPDFSLYPDIAARIENQNSKQYLDHIKHTVIENVKCLTGAPSVQMQEVPPDFMCLEAMEDQEDPDGRHDDDSRFEGEFYEGEHDVDKEEAYVDV